In Balneola sp., the sequence GTCAAAACGCTCTAACCAGTACTCAATTGATTTTTTGGCAGCACCGGCATCCATTCCCTTAAGCTGTGTCAGATACATCAGCTGGTCAAAGACTTTCATTTTTTTATATAGTCCACGCTCTTCCGGCATATAGCCAATCATGCGCTGGGTTTCAGGACTTGCAACCAATCCGTTTATGGTGACTTCTCCGGAATCAGGTGTAAGAATGAAGTTTATCATTCGGATGGTGGTGGTTTTCCCGGCTCCATTTGGTCCAAGTAAACCGAAAATCCGGCCTTCGTTTACATCAAAACTGACTCCATTCACCGCTTTGGTTTTTCCAAAGGATTTATAGATGTCTTTAACCTCAATAACTGCCATGGTGTATCCTATCCTCTAATGTATGGTTGTTGGCTTAATTTCAAATAGTGTAAAAGTGGCACTTGCTTAATTAGTCGAAAAGTATTCTTTATAATTACAGAATATTTTTAACTCCCGAATTTATTTCAAGTAGCAATTTACTTTGCAAGATGCCCAAAGATTTCTTATTTCCCATTATAATAAATCATAACGAGTGAAAGGGAAATAGGTTACTAAAAAGATGCACATTATTCACTTAAGTGCTGAATGTTACCCGGCCGCAAAAGCCGGAGGCCTTGCGGATGTCGTTGGTTCACTTCCAAAGTATTTAAATCAGCTTGATCATCATTGTGAAGTGGTGATCCCAAAGTATGACAACCATTGGATAGGTTCTCAGGACTATGAAACGGTATTTGAAAGTGCTTTTTCGATGGCTTCAGAGCAGGTTCGCTTTTTAGTATTGAAAATGAAGGAAGATAAACTTGGATTCCCTTTCTATGTGATTGATATACCTGGGAGATTTGATCGCCCGGGTATTTATATAGACCCATGGTCAGGTCGAGGCTACTGGGACGAGCTGGAACGCTTTGTGAGTTTTCAGATTGCCAGCCTGGAGTGGATTAAAAGTCGGGACGAAAAACCTGAGCTGGTTCACTGTCATGATCACCACACGGGCTTGGTGCCTTTTATGCTATCCGAATGTAACCGCTATCGTGATATGGCGGATATTCCTACTGTAATAACCGTTCATAATGCAGAATATCATGGCGAACACGACCTTGACAGCTATAAGTTATTACCTGCATTCAATATTAATAATCTTGGATTGTTAGATTGGGACGGAAGAATGAATTCCCTGGCGGCCGGGCTGAAATCATCCTGGCAAATCACGACCGTCTCTGAAAACTATATGAAGGAACTGGCTGATAACAGCAGCGGACTAGAGCTATTGTTTGAGCAAGAGCAGGAAAAATCAACGGGTATTATTAACGGGATTGATACCGAAGTTTGGGATCCTAACACCGATGACCTCATTGAATATAACTTCAGTTTTAGGAACCGAAAGAAGGGGAAAAGCGAGAACAAAACTTATCTGTGTAAGGAATTTGGACTGAATCCTGAATTACCGACCATCGCATTTATCGGGCGTTTGGTTCGGGAGAAAGGGGCAGATTTATTGCCGGATTTATTTAAACAGGTAATGTATTCGGATCAGGAAGTTAATTTTGTATTATTAGGAACGGGTGACCCTCAATTGCATCAAATTTTTGCCCGTATGGAAAGTGATCATGTTGGATATTTTGATGCTACGTTGGAGTATAATGAGAAGCTGGCACATCAGATTTACGCAGGTTCCGATTTTATATTAATGCCTTCAAGGGTTGAGCCTTGTGGTTTAAATCAAATGTTTGCTATGCGTTATGGAACGGTTCCCATAGTTCGAGCCGTTGGTGGATTAAAAGATTCGGTAAAAGATATCTCTGAAAAAAATGGCTACGGAATAACATTTGAAGACTTTAGCCTGGAGGCTGCTTCAAATGCCATTAGCAGAGCTGTTGATTTGTATAAAGATTCAAAACAATATTCTGAAGTCTTGAGTAAAGTCATGAAACTCGATTTTTCCTGGAAGAATTCAGCTCAGGAATACATTAAAATGTATAAAGCACTAACTAGAAAATAGGTTATTTATGAAAAGATCGTCCGTTATCGCAGTCATTTTAGGTGGAGGAAGAGGAACACGATTGTTCCCGCTAACCGACCACAGGTCAAAACCAGCTGTTCCGGTGGGTGGTAAATACAGACTTGTTGATATTCCTATTTCTAACTGTCTGAATTCAGATATCCGAAGGATTTATGTATTGACTCAGTTCAATTCAGCTTCGCTGAATCGTCACATAAAAAACACGTATAACTTTGACGCCTTCAGTAGTGGTTTTGTGGATATCCTTGCCGCTGAGCAAACTCCTGACAGTACTGACTGGTTTCAGGGAACAGCCGATGCGGTTCGTCAATCGGTTCACCATATGGAGAACCATGACCATGAGCATGTGCTGATACTTTCCGGTGATCAGCTCTACCAAATGGATTACTCAAAAATGCTGGAGCGCCATAAAGAAAATGATGCGGATCTCACTGTAGCAACAATTCCTGTAACCGCAGAAGATGCTACCGGTTTTGGAATTATGAAGACCAACGCAGAAGGAATTATCGAAGATTTTGTTGAGAAGCCCGATGCTAAAGAATTGAGTAAGTGGAAATCGAAAGTACCCGAAGTCTATAAAGAACAGGGTAAAGATTACCTGGCATCAATGGGGATTTATATCTTCAACAGCGAAATGCTTAAAAAGCTATTTGATGATAATCCCGATGCTACGGATTTCGGAAAAGAACTGATTCCGAAATGTGTTGAAGGCGGAAAAAAAGTTTGTAGCTATGAATTTGGAGGATATTGGACTGATATCGGAACCATACAATCTTTCTTTGAAGCAAATCTAGCTTTAGCCGATACGATTCCGGATTTCAATCTTTATGACAATGAGAATTTTATTTACACCCGTGCCCGGTTACTTCCGGCTTCGAAACTTATGGGTACAACGCTTGAGCATGCCCTGATGGCGGAAGGGTGTATTGTTGAAGCCAGTAGAATTGTAAGATCAGTAATTGGAATTAGATCTAGGATTGGTAAAGGCTCAACAATAGAATATTCTATTATTATGGGTAACGATATTTTTCAGGACCGATCTGTGATTGAAGACGCCAAGCCAGATAAACCTGCCATGGGTATTGGTCAGCGGTGCTACATCAGTAACTGCATAATTGATAAAAATGTAGCCATCGGAAATGATGTGCGCATTGTGGGTGGAAATCACCTAGAAGATGGCGACCACAAATATCACTACGTACGGGATGGCATTGTGATTGTGAAGAAGAATACGGTAATACCGGATGGCACAATCATCTAAACTATTTTAGCAGTTTAACAGATGGTGAAAAACTAACTTCATCTCCGGCTCTTATTCTGAAAGTATTTATGATGATACTTCCAAGATTGTACAGATAGGGAATCCCAAAAATAATCGGCTGAAATAAAATAGGTGAGATGTTTAGGTAGTCAAACAACCCCTCCAGCCAGAAGCCAATGTCTAATTGGAGTATGGGTATCATGAAAAGTAAACCTTGCATCAGATAAATGAGTGCCGTGAATGTGAGCTGGAAGTTGATCACTTTTCGGCCAATCATATCAGCTTTCTTGACTCTATCTTTTCTTGAAATCCATATAACAAGTGGAAGGATAACCCCAAGGATTGGTGTAAATAGAAAGCCGAGCGCCGAAAGACTCATCACAACTAAGGTGGATTGATCTTCAACTTGATTCCATTCTAAAAGCTGATCGGGGGTGACTTCCAGCGCTTCCGTAATTCGTAGGAGGGTATCACCTCTGGGTTCAGTTTCTGCATTTTCAACTCGCTGAATAGTCCTTAGGCTCAGTTCCGTTTTCTCGGCAAGGAGTTCCTGCGAAAAACCTTTTTGATTCCGGATGTTTTTTATCTGATTCGCTAAATCGGTACTCATAGAAATTTGGTTGCGTTAGAATTCACGCAAAACATAGATGCTGCAGTGCTTTTATAGTACGACATCTACCCGACATTTTAGCGACATATGTGTCTATATGTCTATTTGAAACCAAAGAATCTATTTCGTTATTAAATTCTGAACAACTCATCTTGCAATATCAGAGACTGTATTCTAATCCTTATTTGGATGAAACTAACGGAGAAAAGGTATAGCGGGTTGATAAAAGCCATTATTATTGCTTCGGATTTTGAAAGTATTAAAAGCAATAATGAAAATATTATATAGAATCATACAGATTAGAAATATCTGGTAAACAAGTAAAGCTTGCTGGTAAGCAGTTAAGTACTCTCCAATGTTCTCCAGTGCTATGTTACCACTATACATGTAGTAGCTGATCGTACCCACCAATAGGACAATAGACCATGTTATTTGAAAGTTTATAATATTCTTACCAATCTCATCAACCCTGTCAATAATATTCTTTTTCAATATCCAAAGCAGTGAAGGGACTAAAACACCAACAATGGGAAAGAGGATAGAGCAGAACTGAGTCAGGTTTAATACAATCAGGTACGAGCTATCTTGGGGCTTATGCATTTGAATTAACTCATCAGGTGCTATTTGGAATACTTCAGCAATTCGCGATAAAGTATCACCCATGGGCTTGGTTTCATTGTTCTCAACTCGCTGAATTGTTCGAAGGCTTAACCCAGTTAATTCTGCCAATTTTTCTTGTGAGAAGCCTCTCTGTACTCGGAACGCCTTTACGTTATTAGATAGTGACATATATAAATATTCATTAAAGTAAATGTCTACAAAACATAGACCTGTGGTTCTTAAAATTGTACGACAAGTTTAAGACATCCTTACGGCAAGCTTGTCTTATCCTGAATTTTAAAAATAAAAAAAGCCTCAACCCAAAAGGGAAGAGGCTTTGAATTTTCTTAAATACAGAAACTGTGATTAAGCAGTTTCAAGCATTTTCTTAATTGTAACACCAATCTCAGCCGGACTTTCAACTACAGTAATTCCAGCTGCAGCAAGAGCTTTCTTTTTCTCTTGAGCGGTTCCTTTACCACCAGAGATGATTGCACCTGCGTGTCCCATTCGACGTCCCGGAGGAGCCGTTGAGCCTGCAATAAATGCTACAACAGGTTTCTGGCAATTATCTTTAATCCAGGCAGCTGCTTCTTCTTCAGCAGTTCCGCCAATTTCTCCAATCAAAACAATAGAGTCGGTATCAGGATCATCGTTCAGCATTTTAACAGCATCAAGGTGAGTGGTTCCAATAACAGGATCGCCACCAATTCCAATTGCTGTACTTTGGCCAAGACCTTCTTTGGTAAGCTGGTCAACGGCTTCGTAGGTAAGAGTACCTGAACGGGATATAAGCCCAACCTTGCCCGGTGTAAAAATACTGCCTGGCATAATTCCAACTTTAGCTTCTCCCGGAGTTATAACACCCGGACAGTTAGGTCCAATCAAAGTTGCTCCATGACTGCTTACAATCTGCTTGGCTACAATCATGTCTTTAACAGGAATACCTTCTGTAATACAGATAATTACTTCAATTCCGGCAAAAGCTGCTTCAGTAATAGCATCACCGGCAAATGCAGGAGGTACAAAAATTACGGAAGTATTAGCATTTACTTCTTTAACCGCTTCAGCAACGGTATTAAAAACGGGTCGGTCTAAATGGGTTTGTCCACCTTTTCCGGGAGTAACACCACCAACTACATTGGTACCGTATTCAATCATTTGTCCGGCGTGGAAGCTACCCTCGCTTCCGGTAAATCCCTGAACAATCAGGCGGGTATCATTTCCAACTAATACACTCATTTTGTCTTTTTTGAGGTTCAAATTCGGGATTGAGAATATAGCATCTCTGCATGCGAATTGAAATGCTAAATTGTTAAGTAAAGTTTCAGAACGGGGAATCTGATTAGATTTTTCAACTGTAACCCCAATAATTCATGAAACTCAATAAACAAACTCAATGTTAGTTGATTAAATCAAAGAAAAAATAAATCAATACGATTATGAGTTTAAAGAATAAGACAAAGAAAGAGTTACAAAATAGAATTAATGAACTGGAAGGAATTATTGCCAAAAAAGGCGTTGGTTCTGATTATTTATCAAAAGCAGAAAGAATACAAAGGGATTTAAATCTTGCTCTGATTCTGGGTGGGGCAGCTGCCTTGGTTGGTGTGACTGCCTGGACGTTATTCAGCTCTACCGATGAATAATTTCACCGCTTAGAGGATTCTTATACAGCAGTAACGATATTTAACGGTGAACTTCATTGATTTCTAAAAGACTCGCCCTATATTAAAGGCTGTATTTATTTTAAAAAACCACTCTCATAAACCTTTAGGATCTATGAAACGATTATCATATTTATTCTCACTATTACTTTTAATCACGCCCATGGCCTTAATTCAGGCACAAACAACCCCTGATGGGCAATCAGAAGCGATGCGAGGATTTGCCCAGGCAGTTTCTATAGCGGACGGCGCTGTATTTATCGGTGAACCTTCTAACGTACATCAGCCCGGAGCTGTTTATGTTTTTGGGAAGTCCGGTGACGAATGGACGCAACAACATCAGTTGATGGCAACCAATGGTAAAATTGGTGATGGCTTTGGGTCTTCAGTATCAGCTGACGGTAACTTCCTTATTGTTGGAGCACCTGAAATGAATGGAGAACAGGGCGCTGCTTTTCTTTTTGAAAAGTCCGGTTCCGGAAGCTGGAGTCAAATAGCAGAATTTATGCTGCCTGAAGATTCTTTTGAAAGCGCATTAGGTTCAAGTGTAATGCTGAGTGGTAATTATGCTTTTGTCGGTGCGCCTGATCACGCGGACGGATTAGGAGCTGTATTAGTGTACAGCCGATCCAATTCTGGAAATTGGACAGAAACGGCAAGCATTGTGAATCCTGATACTGCCGGGTCTAACTTTGGTTCAAGCCTTGCAATGGATGGAATGAATTTAGTAGTCGGTGCACCTCAGCGAGGTGGCGGTGCCGTACATGTATTTGCTAATCAAGGTTCTGAATGGATGCACAGTGCGTCATTAACCAGTGACCAGGCAGCAGATCGTAGTCAGTTTGGTACTTCGATTGGAATTCATGGTGACCAGATCTTAGTTGGAGCTCCTCGAAATGATGGAGCAGCCGGAACCGTATTTGTATTCCGTAGCGAAGATGGCGAGTGGAGCGAAAGCGGACGCCTATCAGCTTTTGACGGTCAGTCACCATATTTATTCGGAAGTTCGATTTCTGTAGTCGAGTCCGGAGTATGGATCGGGGCACCTAATGCCGCTGGTGGAAAAGGAACTATTTATCAGTTTCAGTCTGATGAAAATGGAATGTGGACAGGATCTTCAAAAATGCCAATGAGCTCACAAGAAGCCGGAGATTATTTTTCAGGAACACTTGCTGTAGATGGTGATGTGGCCGTTGCCGGAATGACCGGAGCCGATTATGGAGAAGGTTCTGCTGCCATCCTTGAGAAAAACGATACGGGAAGCTGGACAACTCAGAATGTTGTATTCGGTGAAGGTGGAAACACATTACAGCCTATTACCAATGGCAGACTTGACTGTAGTGACGGTAAAGCAGACCGTTTTGGCTGTAGCAATGTTGACTTAATTTCATTTATGCCTGTTGGATCTATTGGCGGTGACCGAGGCGTTCGTTTGAATGACCTTTGGGGCTGGACAGATCCGGTGACTGGCAAAGAATATGCTCTGGTTGGTAGAAACGAAGGAACATCTTTCGTAGATCTTAGTGATCCAGGTAATCCTATCTATGTAGCCAACCTTCCTATGACAGAAGGCTCAAGAGCTAATGTTTGGCGAGATATCAAAGTGTATAAAAACCACGCTTATATTGTTGCTGATGGAGCGGGCGAACACGGAATGCAGGTTCTTGACCTAACCCAGCTGCGCAAGTTTGATGGTGACCCGATGGAGCTGGAAGCCACAGCGATGTACGAGAATATTCACAGTGCACACAACGTGGTTATTAATGAAGAATCAGGTTTTGCATTTATTGTAGGAAGCAGCGGCGGTGGACAAACTTGTGGCGGCGGTTTACACATGGTGAATATTCAAGATCCGGCCAACCCAACGTTTGCAGGATGTTTTGCTGATCCTTCTACAGGAAGAAGCGGAACCGGTTATTCTCATGATGCACAGTGTGTAATTTATGATGGCCCCGATGAAGAACACCAGGGAAGTGAAATCTGCTTTGGTGCTAACGAAACAGCGATCAGTATTGCAGACGTAACCGATAAAGAAAATCCGGTAGCTCTTTCAACAGGTTCTTATCCTGATTACGGATACGTTCACCAGGGATGGTTAACAGAAGATCATCGATATTTCTTCCAGAATGATGAACTTGATGAGTTGATGGGGAATGTGGACAAAACCCGAACTATTGTTTGGGATGTAAGTGATTTGGATGATCCTCAGTTTGTTAGAGAGTATTTCCTAGAAAATGCCTCTTCTGATCACAATTTATATATCAAAGATGACTTGATGTATCAGTCTAACTATGTAAGTGGTCTGCAGGTTATTGATGTAAGTGACCCGGCAAACCCACAGAAAGTTGGAAGTTTTGATACGCATCCATTCACTGAAGACGCACCTGGTTTCTCCGGAACGTGGAGTAACTATCCTTACTTCAAAAGTGGCATCGTTATTATGACCAGTGGTCGTGAAGGCCTTTTTGTACTGGAGACAAACGAACAAGCCATAAATCAGTAAACGATTTATTTAAGGCAACTTTAGATGACCTTCAATAGAGGTCTTTCTGAAGTTGCCTTTTTTCTATTCAACAAATCCTCAATTTTATGGAAGCTCGAATTATGACTTTTCTGCGAACTTTCTTCATCACGGCCTTAACGATTGGTCTTGGATTGATATCAGGAGTGGCTGAAGCTCAATCAACCCAAAATATGTACGTTTGTAATCAGGGTTCAGCAACCTTAATGGTGATTGATACTCAGACTCATGAAATAATCGAAACTATTGATCTCCAGGAGCTGGGCTATTCTGCAAATGCAAAACCACATCATGCTATTGCAGAGCCGGATGGTTCATTTTGGTATGTCACTTTAATCGGTGAAAACAAGGTGCTAAAATTCAACAGAGAAAATGAACTGGTAGATGAAGTAAGCCTTGAAGTTCCGGGCCTTATGGCTATGCATCCAAATAAAGATGAGCTTTTTGTTGGGCGATCTATGAGTGCCGTAAATCCGCCGCAGAGCTTTGGAGTGATAGAGCGCTCGAGCATGAGTCTGAATAAAGAAGTAGAGGTGTTCTTCTCAAGACCACATGCCATCGCAGCTAATTCTAAGGATAACTGGACGTTTATAGCCAGCCTTTCTTCCAATCAGATGCTGTCCGTAAATACAGAAACGGAAGAAACGAATCTGACCAATGTGGAGGGAAGCAATAATGTATTCGTAAATTTTGCAGTCTCTCCGGATGGAAATACGATGGTAGCAACCGGACAAATAACCGGCAAGCTTTTGGTTTTTGATATTTCTGATCCTGCCAATCCCGAGTTATCAAATAGCATAGATGTAAACGCAATGCCGTGGCATCCGGTCTATTCCCTCGATGGAAAGTACGTTTACTTTGGCAATAAAGGCGCCCATACAGTTACGGTCGTAGACATGGATACTCAAACAGTAGATGCTGTTATTGAAGGAAATGGACTTGCTCAACCACACGGAGCCGCACTTACTGCAGATGGTAAATATCTGTACGTCACTAATAATAATCTTGACGGCACCTACCAGCCAGAGGGCTCAGAAACTGAAAATCCAGTTGGTACAGTGACCGTGATCAATACTGAAACACGCACTATCGAGAAAGTCATTGAAGTGGGGAACTACCCATCCGGCATCGGTACAAATGCGTGGTAAATTATTTATGAATCAATTCAGATTACTAAAAGGACTCTTATTCATCACCATAATAGCTGGGTTTGTTACGGGTTGTGCTGCTTCAAAATCTACCGGCGACAAATCAGCATCCTCTAACTATACTCAGGATGTATATCCTTTTTCTGTTTTAGATACGGACGGAAATCAGATTGCTCATCCTTTTTTAGGAGGCTTCAATGCCCCTCGTCCACAGTTCGTAGATATTGATGGTGATTCAGATCCTGATTTATTTATACAGGAACATACCGACGACCTGATGTTTTATGAGC encodes:
- a CDS encoding glycogen synthase, with product MHIIHLSAECYPAAKAGGLADVVGSLPKYLNQLDHHCEVVIPKYDNHWIGSQDYETVFESAFSMASEQVRFLVLKMKEDKLGFPFYVIDIPGRFDRPGIYIDPWSGRGYWDELERFVSFQIASLEWIKSRDEKPELVHCHDHHTGLVPFMLSECNRYRDMADIPTVITVHNAEYHGEHDLDSYKLLPAFNINNLGLLDWDGRMNSLAAGLKSSWQITTVSENYMKELADNSSGLELLFEQEQEKSTGIINGIDTEVWDPNTDDLIEYNFSFRNRKKGKSENKTYLCKEFGLNPELPTIAFIGRLVREKGADLLPDLFKQVMYSDQEVNFVLLGTGDPQLHQIFARMESDHVGYFDATLEYNEKLAHQIYAGSDFILMPSRVEPCGLNQMFAMRYGTVPIVRAVGGLKDSVKDISEKNGYGITFEDFSLEAASNAISRAVDLYKDSKQYSEVLSKVMKLDFSWKNSAQEYIKMYKALTRK
- a CDS encoding glucose-1-phosphate adenylyltransferase, which encodes MKRSSVIAVILGGGRGTRLFPLTDHRSKPAVPVGGKYRLVDIPISNCLNSDIRRIYVLTQFNSASLNRHIKNTYNFDAFSSGFVDILAAEQTPDSTDWFQGTADAVRQSVHHMENHDHEHVLILSGDQLYQMDYSKMLERHKENDADLTVATIPVTAEDATGFGIMKTNAEGIIEDFVEKPDAKELSKWKSKVPEVYKEQGKDYLASMGIYIFNSEMLKKLFDDNPDATDFGKELIPKCVEGGKKVCSYEFGGYWTDIGTIQSFFEANLALADTIPDFNLYDNENFIYTRARLLPASKLMGTTLEHALMAEGCIVEASRIVRSVIGIRSRIGKGSTIEYSIIMGNDIFQDRSVIEDAKPDKPAMGIGQRCYISNCIIDKNVAIGNDVRIVGGNHLEDGDHKYHYVRDGIVIVKKNTVIPDGTII
- a CDS encoding DNA-binding protein; amino-acid sequence: MSTDLANQIKNIRNQKGFSQELLAEKTELSLRTIQRVENAETEPRGDTLLRITEALEVTPDQLLEWNQVEDQSTLVVMSLSALGFLFTPILGVILPLVIWISRKDRVKKADMIGRKVINFQLTFTALIYLMQGLLFMIPILQLDIGFWLEGLFDYLNISPILFQPIIFGIPYLYNLGSIIINTFRIRAGDEVSFSPSVKLLK
- a CDS encoding succinate--CoA ligase subunit alpha, with the translated sequence MSVLVGNDTRLIVQGFTGSEGSFHAGQMIEYGTNVVGGVTPGKGGQTHLDRPVFNTVAEAVKEVNANTSVIFVPPAFAGDAITEAAFAGIEVIICITEGIPVKDMIVAKQIVSSHGATLIGPNCPGVITPGEAKVGIMPGSIFTPGKVGLISRSGTLTYEAVDQLTKEGLGQSTAIGIGGDPVIGTTHLDAVKMLNDDPDTDSIVLIGEIGGTAEEEAAAWIKDNCQKPVVAFIAGSTAPPGRRMGHAGAIISGGKGTAQEKKKALAAAGITVVESPAEIGVTIKKMLETA